The genomic region TATTACGTGTAtttgacaaaaagaaagtttcGTGTCCGTCTctggggtctttttttttttcccaccggTTTGTGCTAGTTGGTCTAAGCCAGATCCAGATACCTGTATGAACTCAGCAGACTGTTCCCACTCAGATATTTTATTGACCTTGTGCAATCTGTGCTGTCTCTGCAATAACTAACCAATGATCTTCCCAGTGCCAGTGAGAAAGGTTTCAGCTTTGAAGATTTTCACTTCATTACACTTTGGTTGTAAATCTAAATATGCTGGATGGTAATTTTTGTGACCAAATAATTTTTAtgattgattcttttctttttttaagactaaaaatgtttaaaaaattagTTGTGTATGTTGTGTACTGAaagattttgcacatttctcatAACCTGTACTGTAACAGTTGAGAAACTTTATgaacaaaatgtatttcttattctatacatttttcaaacatgaagcttctatacattttactgCACTCATTGCCTGCTAAATACTATGAACTTCACTGTACATCACTTGTATAGATCTTATAATGTACATTTATGTatacgtctgtgtgtgtggttatgCTGTATTATAGTCTGTGGATTTGAATTTGCTGTTGAAAATTATCCCGTAATTTGATTGTAAGAATTTGTAATTAAATGGGGAACCAATCTAAAACTGTTTTGCGTCATGTGTAATAGATGGATACATTAATAGAGTTCTGTGCGTATCATTATTGCTCCTTCTTCCCATTGCTCACTATTGTCACTCATTTGCACTCCTCTTCCTACTTAAAATAACACGAATTGAACTTTAGTCAAAGTCAAACCCATTTTGATTTTGGTAAACATGGTTCAGCTTGGTAGCTTCCTTTTTTGGACAggactgagagaaagaaaaaaagagtgtgtATTAGTTACCCTGTATAAAAGTCTGTGGTCAGGTGATGCTTGCCCCACTTGAGAGGCACACCAAATCACCACAGGAAGATCAAGGTAAGCAAAAATAGACACTTTCTGCAATATAAAGCTTCCATATGTGTGTCGGGATTTTTAAATCAGCAATATTTCTAAGTGTGTCATGGGGTACAAAGGGTTTAAAATAGCTTGTGATTACTTGAATATAAGATGGcgtatttcttttaatttattaacaTAATTTTGCATTGTTATGATATTGTTATGATAACCATGCTCCAATGATATAATgacaaaatggtaaatggcctgcatttgtatagcgctttactcagtccctaaggactcagtccctaaggacttcacacactggcaatggcaagctacgttgtagccacagctgccctggggcgcactgacagaggcgaggctgccagacactggcgccaccaggccctctgaccaccacaagtaggcaaacatggggttagtatcttgcccaaggacatttgGCATGCTTGAGGTCTTTCAAAGAACTTTGATGTCACCTTTGCTCTTCTGTTTCTGAGAAGAATGTTTTATGACAGATGCCAGGATTAGGAATTTGTAGAGTTCAGTCATGTAAAACATGGTTAAACCATCAATTGCTCTAAATTGTTGCAGTCACTACTTTAAATCAAGTAAACTAACTGAGGATTATTGGAAAGGGATTGCCACGTGACCGTTTTATCTCGGTCTGGTAAAAATCTCTCGAGCATTTTAAACGAGCTGGAAACTAATTTAAGCTTCATTCTTAAACAGGAAAACTGTTCAGTATTAATACAGTTTTCtatgcatgttttcttttgtatttcttttttaacattaaGATCTTGTCACCTGAATATAGTGCAATTGACGGTTTCCTTGGttacaaatttacattttcatactTAATTTCACAAATGTTCAAAATTACAGGTACATTTTCCAACATCTGGTTGCAGGTCCATCATGGTGCACAGAGTAGCAGTGATCGGGGCAGGACCCTCTGGTCTGACCAGCATAAAGGCTTGTCTGGAAGAAGGCATGGAGCCAACCTGCTTTGAAAGTAGTGACGACATGGGCGGACTGTGGAAATTCAAGGCAAGTCTACATTTAAGAAGACAAACATGTTGACAAGCAAACTGTTCGTGTGAAACTGAGTAAAATTCTTTGTtgtcttttaaaactatttcTCTGCAGGAAGTTTCGGAGCCCAACAGGGCTAGTATCTACCGGTCACTTACAATCAATATCTCAAAGGAGATGATGTGCTACAGTGACTTCCCCATTCCCTCTGATTATCCCAACTACATGCATCACTCTAAAATCCTGAACTACTTCCGAATGTATGCAGACCACTTTAAACTCCTAAAATACATTCGCTTCCaggtaataaaaacaaagaagagtaGAATGAGAGAAAAGCACATTCTTCAAAACTGTTTTGGTGACATTTGGCAGATATCTGAAAACCTGAATCGGCCTACATTGTTATTTTTTAGACCTTAGTGAAAAGTGTGAGAAAAGCACCGGACTATTCTCGCACTGGCAGGTGGGAGGTGTTGACTGAAAAGAGAGATGGACATGAGGAGAGGCATGTCTTTGATGCAGTGATCTGCTGCTCTGGTCACTACACCTACCCTAACCTCCCACTCAAAGATTTCCCAGGtaaaatgttttgcatttatCCTGAAAAGGCTTTGATTAAAATAtggctgatttttaaaaatcaacccttaaaaaaataactgtcTTGTTTTTATACCTTTGTGTGTTAGTCTTTTCATATGACACCTCTGTTATGTTGCAGGAATTGAGACATTTGAAGGAAAATATCTCCACAGCTGGGACTACAAAGGACCTGAAGACATGTATGGAAAAAGAGTGGTGGTAATCGGAATTGGAAACTCTGGAGGTGACATTGCTGTGGAAACCAGCAGAGTTGCAGAGCAGGTTGAAGAAAGCTTTTTCGTTCTTCTTATCTTCTTTTGATTAGagatagaaaaaaaactccTTCATGAGTTTTGGTGAATTCTGTCTTTTCCATTCTCCAGGTGTACATGAGCACTCGTCGTGGTGCTTGGATCATCCGGCAAGTTTCCGACAATGGTGTGCCAGTTGACATGAAGTACAACACACGCTTTGTTCATATCCTGTTTCAGCTATTCCCAATCAACTTCTTCAATTGGTTTGGTGAGAAGAAACTCAATGCCATGTATGACCACACCATGTACGCCCTAAAACCCAAACACAGGTAGGTGGTGTCACGCCCACATAGATTTTGACTCAGGCCAAGGTAATGAGATCAATCACAGTGCGTTAGTTCCCTATAATATACACCAATCAGGCATGACATTGTGACCACCTGCCCAATACTGTGTTGGTCCCCCTTTTGTTCCCAAAACAGCCCTTACCTTTTAAGGCGCTGACTCCACTAGACCCCTGAAGGTGTGCAGTGCTATCTGGCACAAAGATGTTAGCAACAAATCATTTGAGTCCTGTAAACTACAAGGTGGGATCTCTGTAGGTCAGATTTGTTTGTCCCACACATCCCACAGGATTGCGATTTGGGGAACTTGGAGgccaagtcaacacctcaaGCTCATTGTGCTTCTCATATCATTGCTGgaccatttttgctttgtggcaaggcacattatcctgctgaaataGGCATCAGGGAACACAGTTTCCATGGAAACTGCAACAATGCTTAGGTTGGTGGTACATGTCAAAGTAACTTctccatggatggcaggacccaaggtttcccTTCAGAACAGTACCTACAGCATCACGCTGCCTCCGGCAGCTTTCCTTGTTCCTATAGCGCCATCCTGTTTACAGATGTTCCTCAAGGTAAGCGATGCACACTTAGCCAGCCAGCAACGtgatataaaagaaaacattaacaaTACTAATCCCTGCAGACTGGGAACACCCCACATGAGCTGTAATTTTGGAGGTGCTCTGCTCCAGTCATCTGGTCATCACAAACTCTCTCAATCCCCTATGTTTAGCCAATTCTCTGTTTTTAACACATTGAATctgaggacaaaatgttcacttgctccCTTATAAAGAGATAACTGGTGTTACTGACTTCACCTGTCAGTTGTCGTAATGTTATGCCAGATTGGTGTATAACGCTGTGCTGTCAGATGAGGGATTCTGCTTCTCATTAAAATACTCTACTCTAGGCTCTTCAGTCAGATCCCAGTAATCAATGATGACTTACCAATGAAGATTCTGTCCGGGGCAGTCATCATCAAACCAAATGTGAAGGAAATCTGTGGGTGCACTGTGGTGTTTGATGATGGAAGTACTGTGGAAAAGGTCAGAGAAGAGTTTTCTTCAACTTTCTCCAAGATCTTTGTTCAGTGAAGACTTAGTTTAATACCATATTTCTTTGTTGTCACAGGTGGACACTATTGTATTTGCCACAGGGTACAACTATGATTTCCCCTACTTGCCAAAAAACGCCATGTACAAGTCTGGGCACCGTGCGGGTCTGTACAAGCATGTTTTCCCCCCAACCCTAGAGCATCCTACTTTGGCTGTCGTGGGTTTCATTCATGCCCTTGGAGCCATCATGCCTCAGGCTGAAATGCAGGCCCGTTGGGTCACTCGTGTCTTCAAAGGTAAGGTAGTCTGTTATtactaacagttagcatgcctAACTGTTAGTTACAAATTagttcatttatatttacaaattaccttttttgctgCCTAGGACATAAAAAACTGCCGTCAAGCCAGTCCATGATCAAGGCTGTTGAAAAAGAtacaaaaaatattgaaaaaaggTAACTATTTGTCTTATTAAATACTTCAACCTGTCTTTTACCATTGTCCTTTCTCCTGTTATATGTCAGAAGATGCTCTAGCTATAGTGAGATTGGTTAGCAAGGTGCATAGAGAGGTTAGACAGGTGTATTGTCATAATACCTAAACATACAAATGCTCATTAGTCTGAAcatgtaaataaattaatactcacattcttttttctttgtaagcAAACTGTACACATACATAATTTTCATTATCCATGTAATtgcatttaaaaagcaaacggcaccattttaaaaaatccagtTAGAAATCTGAATTTGAAGCCAGCTGCTTGCATACCCTGACAATTCTagcatgtgatttttttttccttttttccttttaaagttCAGACTGTAAAGGTTGCAGCTGCGTCATACCACATTTTAATCTTACACATTTTATAGCCATTAAAAGGTGTTTAATTTTAGACTTTTAATATTGCAATGATCAAGAACACTTAGCATTGGAATTTTTAGACTCTGGAAGCAATCATAATATCAAACCTAAGTATAAACAAGGAATGCTTTATTCTAGCATATCTATTCTGCGCTATACTCTTATATCTTATACTTCTATACCATGTTAGTGCCACTTTAGAATAATACTATTCTTTATATTATTCTCTCCACAGTTACATTGTTTCAAAGCTGACCCCACTGCAGGTGGACTTTGTTTCCTACATGGATGAAATAGCTGGAGAGATTGGTGTAAGGCCAAGCCTCCTCTGGCTCTTCTTCACAGACTACCCCTTGTTCAAGAGGGTTCTCTGGGGGCCCGTTACCGCCTACCAGTACCGGCTGATGGGACCAGGGAAATGGGAGGGAGCCCACAGGGCAATCTTTACCCAGTTTGATCGCATGTTCCAGCCTCTAAAAACCAGAAAGGTTTGATGTTACACTTTTTCTTCTGCAGTCTTCTTTGTTACTGTTGTGCATGATTTTAACATGAAGTAAAAATCATCACCACCACCCCCCGTAGCTGGAACCAGAACAGCCCTCCACTGCTCGTCGACTGGTTAAAATGAGCTTGACTGTCATGGTTGGAGGAGCTGCTATCTACTACTTTCATACTCGCAAGCCAGATGTCATCCCCACACTGCTGTCCAACATGCGTCCACAAAGAGTCTGATCAAGCTTCAGGGTCCAACAATGAGCAGAGGACTCTGAAACACaccaaatgaaataaagaaaaacacaaattctaCTATTTCTGTAgttctttaaaatatttagttCACTATACTCCTGTTTGGAATTATTGAGCGATTAAAAAGGTGTCTGCTGATTTGTGTGTTATTCTATTTTTCATATGTGTGGTTATTTTAATGCATAGAtttaaagcaacattttttctttaaaaaacccagaaacattTAGTTATAACACATTTAAAGTGCATTCCTTGCAGTACAGGAACTTAGGCTGACAGTGGATAGAAATGAATAAGTTCATACCAATGCAGatgacagattttttaaaattatattattattctttattctttcttttattgaCAGATTTTCTGGATTGTTGAATCTCAACCAGGAAAACAGTTAGAAAAAGGTCTTATTCACAT from Astatotilapia calliptera chromosome 23, fAstCal1.2, whole genome shotgun sequence harbors:
- the LOC113016364 gene encoding dimethylaniline monooxygenase [N-oxide-forming] 5-like isoform X1; the protein is MGSIMVHRVAVIGAGPSGLTSIKACLEEGMEPTCFESSDDMGGLWKFKEVSEPNRASIYRSLTINISKEMMCYSDFPIPSDYPNYMHHSKILNYFRMYADHFKLLKYIRFQTLVKSVRKAPDYSRTGRWEVLTEKRDGHEERHVFDAVICCSGHYTYPNLPLKDFPGIETFEGKYLHSWDYKGPEDMYGKRVVVIGIGNSGGDIAVETSRVAEQVYMSTRRGAWIIRQVSDNGVPVDMKYNTRFVHILFQLFPINFFNWFGEKKLNAMYDHTMYALKPKHRLFSQIPVINDDLPMKILSGAVIIKPNVKEICGCTVVFDDGSTVEKVDTIVFATGYNYDFPYLPKNAMYKSGHRAGLYKHVFPPTLEHPTLAVVGFIHALGAIMPQAEMQARWVTRVFKGHKKLPSSQSMIKAVEKDTKNIEKSYIVSKLTPLQVDFVSYMDEIAGEIGVRPSLLWLFFTDYPLFKRVLWGPVTAYQYRLMGPGKWEGAHRAIFTQFDRMFQPLKTRKLEPEQPSTARRLVKMSLTVMVGGAAIYYFHTRKPDVIPTLLSNMRPQRV
- the LOC113016364 gene encoding dimethylaniline monooxygenase [N-oxide-forming] 5-like isoform X2, with protein sequence MVHRVAVIGAGPSGLTSIKACLEEGMEPTCFESSDDMGGLWKFKEVSEPNRASIYRSLTINISKEMMCYSDFPIPSDYPNYMHHSKILNYFRMYADHFKLLKYIRFQTLVKSVRKAPDYSRTGRWEVLTEKRDGHEERHVFDAVICCSGHYTYPNLPLKDFPGIETFEGKYLHSWDYKGPEDMYGKRVVVIGIGNSGGDIAVETSRVAEQVYMSTRRGAWIIRQVSDNGVPVDMKYNTRFVHILFQLFPINFFNWFGEKKLNAMYDHTMYALKPKHRLFSQIPVINDDLPMKILSGAVIIKPNVKEICGCTVVFDDGSTVEKVDTIVFATGYNYDFPYLPKNAMYKSGHRAGLYKHVFPPTLEHPTLAVVGFIHALGAIMPQAEMQARWVTRVFKGHKKLPSSQSMIKAVEKDTKNIEKSYIVSKLTPLQVDFVSYMDEIAGEIGVRPSLLWLFFTDYPLFKRVLWGPVTAYQYRLMGPGKWEGAHRAIFTQFDRMFQPLKTRKLEPEQPSTARRLVKMSLTVMVGGAAIYYFHTRKPDVIPTLLSNMRPQRV